In the Flavobacterium acetivorans genome, one interval contains:
- a CDS encoding GMC oxidoreductase has product MNINSDLKKQNTYDAIVVGSGISGGWAAKELTEKGLKVLMLERGMNIEHIKDYESAMKAPWEIEHAGRLTQEQKRTHPVQSRDYPYNEATEKWWVNDLECPYTEDKRFDWYRGFHVGGKSLMWGRQSYRFSEHNFEDNKKDGHGNDWPIRYKDIAPWYDYVEKFAGISGQAENWPLLPDGKFLPPMDMNCVEKSVKERLEKHYNNTRLMTIGRTANLTVPHKGRGSCQYRNLCSRGCPFGAYFSTQSSTLPAAVATKRLTVRPYSIVNHIIYDKDTKKAKGVMVIDAETNETIEFYAKIVFVNASTLGSTFILLNSTSEAHPNGLGNASGQLGHNLMDHHFRCGAEGTAEGFEDKYTYGRRANGIYIPRYQNVGNDKRDYLRGFGYQGGASRGAWHKEVAELAFGENFKETLSLPANSWSMGLGGFGEMLPYYENRVYIDHSKKDKWGQPILAIDCEFKENEAKMREDMMNDAAEMLEASGIKNVRTYDNDCYPGMAIHEMGTARMGNDPKDSVLNKWNQMHEVNNVFVTDGSCMPSIACQNPSLTFMALTARACDHAVKELKKGNI; this is encoded by the coding sequence GTGAATATAAACTCTGATTTAAAAAAACAAAATACTTATGATGCCATTGTCGTTGGTTCAGGAATTAGTGGCGGTTGGGCTGCAAAAGAACTCACAGAGAAAGGATTAAAAGTTTTGATGCTGGAGCGCGGTATGAACATCGAGCACATCAAAGACTATGAATCAGCGATGAAAGCACCTTGGGAGATTGAACATGCAGGAAGACTCACCCAGGAGCAAAAAAGAACCCATCCGGTACAAAGCAGGGATTATCCTTATAATGAAGCTACCGAAAAATGGTGGGTAAATGATCTAGAATGTCCTTATACCGAAGACAAACGTTTTGACTGGTACAGAGGTTTTCATGTGGGAGGAAAATCCTTGATGTGGGGGCGCCAAAGTTACCGTTTTAGTGAACATAATTTTGAAGATAATAAAAAAGACGGTCATGGAAACGACTGGCCTATTCGTTATAAAGATATTGCTCCTTGGTATGATTATGTAGAGAAATTTGCTGGTATCAGCGGGCAAGCCGAAAATTGGCCTCTCTTGCCCGATGGTAAATTTTTGCCGCCAATGGACATGAATTGTGTCGAAAAATCGGTTAAAGAACGCTTAGAAAAACATTACAACAATACCCGATTAATGACCATTGGTCGTACTGCAAACTTGACGGTTCCACATAAAGGCCGCGGCAGTTGTCAATACAGAAATTTATGCAGTCGCGGTTGTCCGTTCGGGGCCTATTTCAGTACGCAGTCTTCTACTTTGCCGGCGGCAGTTGCAACCAAAAGATTAACGGTAAGGCCGTATTCTATTGTCAATCATATCATTTACGATAAAGATACCAAAAAGGCAAAAGGCGTCATGGTAATTGATGCCGAAACCAACGAAACGATAGAGTTTTACGCCAAGATCGTTTTCGTTAATGCATCAACTTTGGGCTCTACATTTATTTTATTAAATTCTACATCCGAAGCGCATCCTAATGGTTTGGGAAATGCCAGCGGACAGTTGGGACATAATTTAATGGATCACCATTTCCGTTGTGGTGCCGAAGGAACTGCCGAAGGTTTTGAAGATAAATATACCTACGGAAGAAGGGCAAACGGAATTTATATTCCAAGATACCAAAACGTAGGCAATGATAAAAGAGATTATTTGAGAGGATTTGGTTACCAAGGCGGAGCCAGCAGAGGTGCTTGGCATAAAGAAGTGGCCGAATTGGCTTTTGGAGAAAATTTCAAAGAGACCTTATCTCTTCCTGCTAACAGCTGGAGTATGGGATTGGGAGGCTTTGGTGAAATGTTACCATATTATGAAAATAGGGTTTATATCGACCATTCTAAGAAAGACAAATGGGGACAACCTATTTTAGCCATTGACTGTGAATTCAAAGAAAACGAGGCTAAAATGCGTGAAGATATGATGAATGATGCCGCCGAAATGCTGGAAGCGTCAGGAATAAAAAATGTGAGGACTTATGATAATGATTGTTACCCAGGCATGGCGATTCATGAAATGGGAACTGCTAGAATGGGGAATGATCCAAAAGATTCTGTTTTAAATAAATGGAACCAGATGCATGAAGTGAACAATGTATTTGTTAC
- a CDS encoding gluconate 2-dehydrogenase subunit 3 family protein, which produces MDRRKALKNVAFLLGTAISSSTIGVLFESFGVYEGEKNQVSFSAADEVILGEFADIIIPTTTSSLGAKAAGVGSFIPMMVRDCYPANLQELFASGMKEMLSKCQKDFNKDFLSTNAQERHKLMTDLTAEAIANKKKPSFFMIARDLTLLGYFSSEIGCTQAREYLPVPGRYDGSADYKPGQKAWAT; this is translated from the coding sequence ATGGATAGACGTAAAGCACTTAAAAACGTAGCCTTTTTATTAGGAACTGCGATCTCCTCAAGCACAATTGGTGTTTTGTTTGAAAGTTTTGGAGTTTATGAAGGTGAAAAAAATCAGGTCTCTTTTTCTGCCGCTGATGAAGTAATTTTAGGGGAATTTGCAGATATTATAATTCCAACAACAACATCTTCCCTTGGGGCAAAAGCAGCTGGAGTTGGCAGTTTTATTCCTATGATGGTCAGGGATTGCTATCCGGCAAACTTGCAGGAGCTTTTTGCTTCAGGCATGAAGGAAATGTTGTCAAAATGTCAAAAAGATTTCAACAAAGATTTTCTTTCTACCAATGCCCAAGAACGCCATAAATTAATGACTGATTTAACTGCCGAGGCAATCGCTAATAAAAAGAAACCTTCGTTCTTTATGATTGCAAGGGATTTGACTTTGTTAGGCTATTTTTCATCTGAAATTGGTTGTACCCAAGCTCGAGAATACCTTCCCGTTCCCGGAAGATATGACGGCAGCGCAGATTATAAACCGGGACAAAAAGCTTGGGCTACTTAG
- a CDS encoding DUF6155 family protein: MSKRDLKKYVKELTKEQLEEQIIELYEKFNPVKVYYDFVFNPKENSLLLESKIKISNEYFPIQSSGRGKKPKMRRSVAQKYIKHFMVLGVDPFLIADVMLYNIEIAQAFSAGNTIKQEIFFKSMLNSFEQVAHYLIANGILPDFKTRLKSIQNEAFEQKWKNKEQFQTIVERLEY, translated from the coding sequence ATGAGCAAGAGGGATTTAAAAAAATACGTCAAAGAACTCACTAAAGAACAACTCGAAGAACAAATCATCGAATTGTATGAAAAATTCAATCCTGTGAAAGTGTATTATGACTTTGTATTTAATCCGAAAGAAAATTCTCTTTTATTGGAATCCAAAATCAAAATCTCTAATGAATATTTTCCAATACAAAGCAGTGGAAGGGGAAAAAAACCAAAGATGCGTCGATCTGTTGCTCAAAAATACATCAAACACTTTATGGTTTTGGGTGTTGATCCCTTTCTTATAGCCGATGTGATGCTCTATAATATCGAAATTGCGCAGGCTTTCTCGGCCGGAAACACCATAAAACAGGAAATATTTTTCAAAAGTATGCTTAATTCCTTTGAGCAAGTGGCTCATTATTTGATTGCCAATGGCATCCTGCCAGATTTTAAAACAAGACTAAAATCCATTCAAAATGAAGCTTTTGAACAAAAATGGAAGAACAAAGAACAGTTCCAAACCATTGTGGAACGTCTCGAATACTAA
- a CDS encoding DEAD/DEAH box helicase → MFENTIEIEKEDRKELYAYQQGDIDAIFERIDNAPQNHHLLYQLPTGGGKTVIFSEIVRRYLSQHNKKVVVLTHRIELCKQTSKMLKGFGVKNKIINSKVKEFPDQDEYSCFVAMVETLKNRINDEKLELDNVGLVIIDEAHYNSFRKLLTSFANSFILGVTATPLSSNIKLPMNESYNELIVGDTISSLIQNGFLAKATTYSYDVGLTSLKVGINGDYTVKSSDDLYTNSLMQEKLLHAYTEKSLGKKTLIFNNGINTSLYVYETFREAGYAIRHLDNTSSNEERKDILHWFKHTKDAILTSVGILTTGFDEPTVETIILNRATKSLTLYYQMIGRGSRKLPGKDEFTVIDLGNNAARFGLWSEPVNWQHIFKSPEFYLENLRDDTEIEMFFKYTMPPELRAKFSKTADVSFDVDEEHKLIIKQNLRSKVVLDKSLDQHAAMCVDNTETLQEAKSLSKELENDIDCRIKRYSKCLSQCSKNYREWLIDDYKLKLTLLIGKKYREKIMNEPDED, encoded by the coding sequence ATGTTTGAAAATACTATAGAAATAGAAAAAGAAGACAGAAAAGAACTTTATGCTTACCAACAAGGAGATATTGATGCCATATTTGAACGCATAGACAATGCTCCGCAAAACCATCATTTACTTTACCAATTGCCTACCGGCGGAGGTAAAACGGTGATATTCTCCGAAATTGTACGCCGTTATTTGTCACAGCACAATAAGAAAGTTGTTGTTTTGACCCATCGTATTGAGTTGTGCAAGCAAACCTCTAAGATGCTAAAAGGTTTTGGCGTAAAAAATAAAATTATCAACAGTAAGGTCAAAGAATTTCCCGATCAAGACGAATACTCTTGTTTTGTAGCCATGGTTGAGACTTTGAAAAACCGTATCAATGATGAGAAACTCGAACTTGACAATGTAGGTTTAGTGATTATTGATGAGGCACATTACAATTCCTTTAGAAAACTATTAACTTCATTTGCTAATTCCTTTATTCTAGGTGTTACGGCAACTCCTTTGAGTTCTAACATCAAGCTGCCAATGAACGAAAGTTATAACGAACTAATAGTGGGCGACACCATCAGTTCCTTGATTCAAAACGGCTTTTTGGCCAAAGCCACCACTTATAGCTATGATGTAGGTTTGACTTCGCTTAAGGTGGGAATAAACGGGGATTATACGGTGAAATCTTCCGATGATTTATATACTAATTCCCTTATGCAAGAGAAACTATTGCATGCCTATACAGAGAAATCGTTGGGTAAGAAAACATTGATTTTCAATAACGGGATCAATACGTCGCTTTATGTCTATGAAACCTTTAGGGAAGCAGGATATGCGATACGCCATTTAGACAATACCAGCAGCAACGAAGAAAGAAAAGACATATTACATTGGTTCAAGCATACTAAGGATGCCATACTAACCTCTGTGGGGATTTTAACCACCGGTTTTGATGAACCAACTGTAGAAACAATCATCCTGAACAGAGCCACAAAATCACTGACATTATATTACCAAATGATTGGTCGTGGTTCCCGAAAATTACCCGGTAAAGATGAATTTACCGTGATCGATTTAGGAAACAATGCCGCCCGTTTTGGTCTTTGGAGCGAACCGGTAAACTGGCAACACATCTTCAAATCGCCCGAGTTTTATTTAGAAAACCTGCGCGATGATACTGAAATTGAAATGTTTTTCAAATACACCATGCCACCGGAATTGCGTGCTAAATTCAGCAAAACTGCCGATGTAAGTTTTGATGTCGATGAAGAACACAAACTCATCATAAAACAAAACCTGCGTTCTAAGGTGGTTCTGGATAAATCCTTAGACCAGCATGCCGCCATGTGCGTTGACAATACTGAAACCCTACAGGAAGCTAAATCCCTGTCTAAGGAATTAGAGAATGATATCGATTGCCGCATCAAACGTTATTCTAAATGTCTGAGCCAGTGCAGTAAAAACTATCGCGAATGGCTTATTGACGATTATAAATTGAAATTGACCTTATTAATCGGGAAAAAGTATCGTGAAAAAATCATGAACGAACCCGATGAGGATTAA
- a CDS encoding DEAD/DEAH box helicase yields the protein MSKQFTDLGISEAILKALAELKIVVPTEIQQKTIPLLLENKTDLVGLAKTGTGKTAAFGLPLLQLIDTKSEAVQTVILVPTRELGQQIFRNLEDFAKYLPEVSIAATCGGIPIKPQIERLTSPTHIVVATPGRLIDLIQRKAINLKETKFLVLDEADEMVSILKESLDEIVAELPKEHKTLLFSATMPGTIKQLIQNYLHKNVVQVSASMEIVGNQGIDHEYIVVDPIEKLDVLMHFLNSREGERGIIFCKTKAAVNKLAKNLAINRFSSGALHGSLSQGIRDRIMEQFREGHINILVATDLAARGIDVKEISYVVNYHLPDAYEAYVHRSGRTARAGAKGLSLTVLQPEEVGEIADFEKELGIKFTEFKKPSTLSIEENNTLLWAKQIFKTKPNHEVDAELKTKIKTVFHHLTKDELIEKLLANYLLQNKNEPTEKQEKRQKKK from the coding sequence ATGTCAAAACAATTCACTGATTTAGGAATTTCGGAAGCCATCTTAAAGGCACTTGCCGAATTGAAGATTGTTGTGCCAACAGAAATCCAACAAAAAACAATTCCGCTGCTTTTAGAAAACAAGACTGATCTTGTGGGACTTGCCAAAACCGGTACAGGAAAAACGGCTGCTTTTGGATTGCCTCTTTTACAATTAATAGACACAAAATCTGAAGCAGTTCAAACCGTTATCTTGGTTCCAACGCGCGAATTAGGGCAGCAAATTTTTAGAAATCTTGAAGATTTTGCCAAATACTTGCCCGAAGTTTCTATTGCGGCCACTTGCGGAGGAATCCCGATAAAACCGCAAATCGAGCGATTGACGTCACCAACGCATATTGTAGTGGCAACGCCGGGACGTTTGATCGATTTAATCCAGCGCAAAGCAATCAATCTAAAAGAAACCAAATTCCTCGTGCTCGATGAAGCCGACGAAATGGTCAGTATTTTGAAAGAAAGCTTGGATGAAATTGTTGCCGAATTGCCAAAGGAACACAAAACATTATTGTTTTCGGCCACTATGCCGGGAACCATAAAACAACTAATCCAGAATTACTTGCACAAAAACGTGGTTCAAGTCAGTGCCAGCATGGAAATAGTAGGGAATCAAGGGATTGATCATGAATACATTGTTGTTGATCCCATCGAAAAATTGGATGTTTTGATGCATTTCCTGAATTCCAGAGAAGGCGAACGCGGAATCATATTTTGCAAGACCAAAGCAGCGGTAAATAAACTGGCAAAAAATCTGGCGATTAACCGTTTTTCTTCGGGAGCCTTGCACGGGAGTTTGTCACAGGGAATCCGAGACAGAATCATGGAGCAATTCCGCGAAGGACATATCAATATATTGGTAGCGACGGATTTAGCGGCAAGAGGAATCGACGTAAAGGAAATTTCCTATGTGGTCAATTACCATTTGCCAGATGCGTATGAAGCTTATGTACACCGAAGCGGAAGAACGGCAAGGGCAGGAGCAAAGGGACTTTCGTTAACAGTCTTGCAACCGGAAGAAGTAGGCGAGATTGCTGATTTTGAAAAAGAATTGGGAATTAAATTCACCGAATTTAAAAAGCCAAGCACGTTGAGCATCGAAGAAAACAATACGCTTTTATGGGCCAAGCAAATCTTCAAAACCAAACCCAACCACGAAGTTGACGCGGAATTGAAAACCAAAATAAAAACTGTTTTTCATCACCTGACCAAAGACGAATTAATTGAAAAACTCTTGGCCAATTATTTGTTGCAAAACAAAAACGAACCGACAGAAAAACAAGAAAAAAGACAAAAAAAGAAATAG
- a CDS encoding EamA family transporter, with product MKNKLLNIPPIPAVLLAILSVQSGAAIAKSLFPTIGASGTASLRIGISAILLLAVFRPNLLKISKNQWKIVVPYGLSLGAMNLIFYLAIERIPIGLAVTLEFIGPLLVAVFGSKRLIDYLWVLLALAGIILIAPWTTNNGIDLLGVLFALLAGVFWAFYIVLGGKISKIMKDGEAVATGMLFASLLIIPFGIIGNGLSNLTPTLGFLGIALALLSSAIPFTLEMKALGQLPARTFSILMSLEPAAASICAFLFLQEHLSFNEVLSVIFVVIASAGSTLTSKSRT from the coding sequence GTGAAAAATAAATTACTCAACATACCACCAATACCGGCTGTTCTTTTAGCAATACTAAGTGTTCAGAGTGGCGCAGCAATTGCAAAAAGTCTTTTTCCTACTATTGGTGCTAGTGGAACCGCCTCGCTGAGAATTGGTATATCAGCAATCCTATTGTTGGCTGTTTTCAGACCTAATTTGCTAAAAATAAGCAAAAATCAATGGAAAATTGTCGTTCCTTATGGTTTGTCTTTAGGAGCAATGAATTTGATTTTTTATCTGGCAATAGAGAGAATTCCTATCGGATTAGCAGTTACATTGGAATTTATAGGCCCATTACTGGTGGCTGTTTTTGGCTCAAAACGTTTGATCGATTATTTATGGGTTCTTCTTGCCTTGGCAGGAATTATTTTGATTGCTCCTTGGACAACAAATAACGGCATAGATTTATTAGGGGTTCTATTTGCTTTATTGGCGGGAGTATTTTGGGCTTTTTATATCGTTTTAGGTGGGAAAATTTCAAAAATAATGAAAGATGGAGAAGCTGTTGCCACTGGAATGCTCTTTGCTTCCTTATTGATTATCCCTTTTGGAATTATAGGAAATGGACTCAGTAATCTAACGCCAACGTTGGGTTTTTTAGGCATAGCTCTTGCTCTTTTGTCCAGTGCAATTCCTTTTACATTAGAAATGAAAGCACTTGGCCAACTTCCAGCCCGTACATTTAGTATTTTAATGAGTTTAGAACCGGCAGCAGCTTCTATTTGTGCTTTTTTATTTTTACAAGAGCACCTTAGTTTTAACGAGGTTTTATCTGTTATTTTTGTAGTAATAGCTTCAGCAGGATCAACACTTACTTCTAAATCAAGAACTTAA
- a CDS encoding NAD(P)/FAD-dependent oxidoreductase, whose amino-acid sequence MNIVIIGGGFAGLNLAKELLNQEGIQVTLVDKNNYNFFPPLIYQVATAFLEPSSISYPFRKFFAGKKNLQFRLGEVLKVIPSENKVVLNNGELDYDHLVFATGAETSYFGMENVKKNAIPMKTLNDAIEMRNTVLKNLEKASICKNIRKRRKLLTIVVVGGGPTGVEVSGMFAEMRKNIFRKEYPELSTTASNIYLIDGSEALLSPMSKASQEDTLEALTKLGVVVKLNSRVVDYVDDTVYMSNGESIQTKNLIWAAGVSAKAFEGIPAESYGRGKRMATDAFNKINGTENIYAIGDTCIQLTDENFPEGHPQVAQVAIQQGINLAKNFKAINKNSSLVPFKYHDKGTMAIIGKKKAVVDLPKPNWHFNGFLAWMIWLFVHLVSLITYRNRLQTFYNWTIAYFSKDQSLRMIIRPDSKQSLTDKETLC is encoded by the coding sequence ATGAATATTGTAATAATCGGTGGCGGATTTGCAGGACTTAACCTTGCTAAAGAGCTGTTAAACCAAGAGGGAATTCAGGTAACTCTAGTAGACAAAAACAATTATAATTTCTTTCCGCCGCTAATCTATCAAGTTGCTACGGCTTTTTTAGAACCTTCGAGCATTAGTTATCCCTTTCGAAAATTTTTTGCAGGTAAAAAAAATCTTCAATTTCGTTTGGGCGAAGTGCTAAAAGTGATCCCGTCTGAGAATAAAGTGGTGCTCAATAACGGAGAATTAGATTACGACCATTTGGTTTTTGCCACGGGAGCCGAAACCAGTTATTTTGGTATGGAAAACGTAAAGAAAAATGCGATTCCCATGAAAACGCTCAATGATGCTATTGAGATGCGCAATACCGTTTTGAAAAATTTGGAGAAAGCTTCCATTTGTAAAAACATCCGAAAACGCAGAAAACTACTAACTATTGTTGTTGTAGGCGGAGGTCCTACAGGTGTTGAAGTTTCAGGCATGTTTGCCGAAATGAGAAAAAACATTTTTAGAAAAGAATATCCTGAACTCAGTACCACAGCCAGCAATATCTATTTGATTGATGGTTCAGAGGCTTTGTTGTCCCCAATGAGTAAAGCCTCGCAAGAAGATACACTGGAAGCGCTAACAAAACTAGGAGTTGTTGTGAAGTTGAACAGCAGAGTAGTGGATTATGTTGATGACACCGTTTACATGTCTAACGGCGAAAGTATACAAACTAAAAACCTGATTTGGGCCGCAGGGGTTTCGGCTAAAGCTTTTGAAGGAATTCCTGCCGAGAGTTATGGTCGCGGAAAAAGAATGGCTACCGATGCTTTCAATAAGATTAATGGAACCGAAAATATTTATGCCATAGGTGATACCTGCATTCAACTCACCGATGAAAATTTCCCTGAAGGACATCCACAGGTGGCTCAAGTAGCCATTCAGCAAGGAATAAATCTCGCTAAAAACTTTAAGGCTATCAATAAAAATAGTTCTTTAGTTCCTTTTAAATACCATGACAAAGGCACCATGGCTATCATCGGGAAAAAGAAAGCCGTGGTCGACTTACCTAAACCCAACTGGCACTTCAATGGCTTTTTGGCTTGGATGATTTGGTTATTTGTTCATTTGGTTTCATTGATAACCTATCGCAACCGATTGCAAACATTCTACAACTGGACAATTGCTTATTTTTCTAAAGATCAATCTTTACGAATGATTATTAGACCGGACAGCAAACAAAGTTTAACAGACAAAGAAACCCTTTGTTAA
- a CDS encoding multidrug effflux MFS transporter, translating to MNTNTTISKSRYFKLILILGSLTALGPFSIDMYLPGFSGIARDLDTTVAEVAMTLSSYFIGISAGQLLYGPLLDRFGRKKPLFIGLLVYILASLGCVFVNDIDTFIGLRFIQAVGSCAATVASISMVRDLFPVRDIPKVMSYLMLVVGLSPMLAPTVGGYVTEAFGWHAVFLILMCIGILILLAAHFGLPHTHKPDTSISLKPKPIILNFWSVIKEPQFYTYALTGAIAFSGLFTYVAASPILFMHIFEVDAKTYGWIFAFMSLSLISGSQLNSLLLRKFSSEQMIFGALITQSMISVIFLILSLNDALGLYETIGMLFLFLSCLGVANPNTAGLTLAPFAKNAGSASSLMGAIQLGLGATASFAVGIFLKDSMVPMTVIMMVSTVLAFIVLNIGRRRIKVKY from the coding sequence TTGAATACAAACACTACTATAAGCAAATCCAGATATTTTAAACTAATTCTTATTCTAGGTTCTCTGACGGCTTTGGGACCGTTTTCAATCGATATGTATTTGCCGGGATTTTCAGGAATTGCAAGAGATTTAGACACTACAGTTGCCGAAGTTGCGATGACTTTGTCGAGTTATTTCATAGGGATTTCTGCGGGACAATTGCTTTACGGACCATTGTTAGACCGTTTTGGCAGAAAAAAGCCTTTATTTATTGGATTATTGGTTTATATATTGGCTTCTTTGGGTTGTGTATTTGTCAACGATATTGATACTTTTATAGGTTTGCGATTCATACAAGCTGTGGGTAGTTGTGCAGCAACTGTAGCTTCGATTTCGATGGTTCGCGATCTATTTCCGGTACGAGATATCCCAAAAGTGATGTCGTATTTAATGCTTGTCGTTGGGCTTTCGCCAATGTTAGCGCCAACAGTTGGCGGTTATGTCACCGAAGCTTTTGGTTGGCATGCGGTTTTTTTGATTTTAATGTGCATTGGAATTCTGATTCTTTTAGCAGCTCATTTTGGTTTACCGCATACACATAAACCGGATACTTCAATTTCGCTAAAACCAAAACCTATAATTCTTAATTTTTGGAGTGTTATCAAAGAACCTCAATTCTATACCTATGCTTTAACTGGTGCTATAGCATTTTCAGGCTTGTTTACTTATGTTGCGGCTTCGCCTATTTTATTTATGCATATTTTTGAAGTAGATGCTAAAACCTACGGTTGGATTTTTGCTTTTATGTCTTTGAGTTTAATAAGCGGTAGTCAGCTTAATTCTTTATTGTTAAGGAAATTTAGTAGTGAACAAATGATTTTTGGCGCATTGATTACACAATCTATGATTAGCGTCATTTTCCTTATTTTGTCTTTAAATGATGCATTAGGTTTATATGAAACAATTGGAATGCTATTTTTATTTCTGTCTTGTTTAGGAGTTGCTAATCCAAATACGGCTGGGCTTACTCTTGCTCCTTTTGCCAAAAATGCCGGAAGTGCTTCGTCTTTAATGGGAGCTATTCAGCTTGGATTGGGTGCTACGGCATCATTTGCAGTAGGGATATTTCTTAAAGATTCTATGGTTCCTATGACCGTAATCATGATGGTGTCAACTGTTCTGGCTTTTATTGTTCTAAATATTGGCAGACGTCGTATTAAAGTTAAATACTAG